In a single window of the Amycolatopsis sp. cg5 genome:
- a CDS encoding aminoglycoside phosphotransferase family protein — MDGRAGIDAALVKRLIAAQFPRWAGLPVTPVEIDGWDNRTYRLGSRMTARLPTAATYALAVRKESHWLPRLAPSLPVAVPPILAEGEPGEGYPYPWSIRGWLPGETARDDRIDDMTAFAVSVAEFVRALQACSPDGGPAAGQHSFHRGASPGFYDEATRRCLAMLAGRIDTDRASAVWEAALAAEWRGSPVWFHGDIAHGNLLVDGGKLAAVIDFGTSGVGDPACDLVIAWGMFSGPSREAFREAVAQDSAMWARARGWALWKAMLMLTKATDETEATPHASLIADVLAEHPGS; from the coding sequence GTGGATGGTCGAGCAGGCATCGATGCCGCACTGGTCAAGAGGTTGATCGCCGCGCAGTTCCCGCGATGGGCGGGGTTGCCGGTGACCCCCGTCGAGATCGACGGCTGGGACAACCGGACATATCGGCTCGGCTCGCGGATGACCGCGCGCCTGCCGACCGCGGCCACTTACGCGCTCGCCGTGCGCAAGGAGAGCCACTGGCTGCCACGGCTGGCGCCGTCGCTCCCGGTCGCCGTGCCACCGATCTTGGCCGAGGGCGAGCCGGGCGAGGGCTACCCGTACCCGTGGTCGATCCGCGGCTGGCTGCCCGGCGAGACCGCGCGGGATGACCGGATCGACGACATGACGGCGTTCGCCGTGTCGGTGGCCGAGTTCGTCCGGGCGTTGCAGGCGTGTTCGCCGGACGGTGGACCGGCGGCGGGGCAGCACAGTTTCCATCGCGGGGCATCCCCTGGGTTTTATGACGAGGCGACTCGCCGGTGTCTGGCGATGCTCGCGGGACGTATCGACACGGACCGGGCTTCGGCCGTCTGGGAGGCGGCTTTGGCGGCCGAGTGGCGGGGGAGCCCGGTGTGGTTCCACGGGGACATCGCGCACGGCAACCTGCTGGTGGACGGCGGAAAGCTGGCCGCGGTCATCGACTTCGGCACGTCGGGGGTGGGTGACCCGGCCTGTGATCTGGTGATCGCCTGGGGAATGTTCTCGGGGCCGAGCCGTGAGGCGTTCCGCGAGGCGGTCGCGCAGGACTCCGCGATGTGGGCGCGGGCTCGCGGCTGGGCGTTGTGGAAGGCCATGCTGATGCTGACCAAGGCCACCGACGAAACCGAGGCCACACCCCACGCCAGCCTCATCGCCGACGTCCTCGCCGAACACCCCGGGTCGTGA
- a CDS encoding BTAD domain-containing putative transcriptional regulator produces the protein MRCADHGTWQYSHVEFGVLGEIEVRAGGRPVDLGPARRRCVLAALLVDVNQAVRTDQLVDRVWGDRPPAQARTTLSSYLTRLRQVLGDTPLTRRSGGYVLTADPASVDLHHFRDLVARARATADDAKAAELLDEALGLWRGEAFAGLDTPWINAVRGNLDDERRAAERDRTDVQLRLGRHSALLPSLTAQAEAQPLDERLAGQLMLAQYRGGRRADALETYRRVRALLGDELGVDPSPPLQELHQRILAADQALTPAETTLPVPRQLPAAPSQFTGRARELRLLDDGTAPITVIGGTGGMGKTWLALHWAHRNLDRFPDGQLYVNLSGFAPSGEPLAPETAVRGFLDALGVPPTSVPADSAAQAGLYRSLVAGKRMLIVLDNARDTDQVTPLLPGTSDCTVLVTSRRQLGGLVTAHGAKPLPLKVLSEPEARELLELRLHTNESAALAELLRQCAGLPLALGIIAARAAANPDFPLSALAEELRDETAKMAAFDAGEATVNLRAVFSWSSQHLEAPDARMFRLLSLHPGPDFSAAAAASLAGVRLDEARASLGTLTGAHLLTQPAPGRFALHDLLRAYSASLPDDDRDDAALRLLDHYLHTAQLADQLLFPHRDRLTPPTPSPGMTLERLADDHKAWDWFRAERPALLTLTEQAANTGFGGHAWRIHWNLVTFLQRSGLWHDLAANARTALAAATRTGDSEGQAQCHISIAYSSVRLTEFDDAHAHLGHALELRAGDRIAQADIHLQLDWACGQQGRNEEALTHALEALRLYQAEQHESGQALALNDVGWYHANLGTYTEALTYCDEALRLHRKLGNRVGEAATSDSVGYAHHHLGHHEQAVSAYLHAISLYHELGDRYGVATALTHLADTHSAAGEPALARDCVSAALDIFESLRHPRADETRTKLRGLDAAGSGLGTAD, from the coding sequence GTGCGTTGTGCCGATCATGGCACCTGGCAGTATTCGCATGTGGAGTTCGGGGTACTCGGTGAGATCGAGGTCCGCGCCGGCGGGCGCCCGGTCGATCTCGGCCCTGCCCGCCGCCGGTGCGTGCTGGCCGCGCTGCTGGTCGACGTCAATCAGGCCGTGCGCACCGATCAGCTGGTCGACCGGGTCTGGGGCGACCGGCCGCCGGCGCAGGCCCGCACCACGTTGTCGAGTTACCTCACGCGGCTGCGGCAGGTGCTGGGCGACACTCCGCTCACCCGGCGATCCGGCGGCTACGTGCTGACCGCCGATCCCGCGTCCGTCGACCTGCACCACTTCCGGGATCTCGTCGCGCGCGCCCGTGCCACGGCCGACGACGCCAAGGCCGCCGAGCTGCTCGACGAGGCGCTGGGACTCTGGCGAGGCGAGGCGTTCGCGGGCTTGGACACGCCGTGGATCAACGCCGTCCGCGGCAACCTCGACGACGAGCGCCGCGCGGCCGAGCGGGACCGGACCGACGTGCAGCTCCGGCTCGGCAGGCACTCGGCGCTGCTGCCGTCGCTGACCGCGCAGGCCGAGGCGCAGCCGCTCGACGAACGCCTGGCCGGACAGCTGATGCTCGCCCAGTACCGCGGCGGACGGCGCGCCGACGCGCTGGAGACCTACCGCCGCGTCCGCGCGCTGCTCGGCGACGAACTCGGCGTCGACCCCTCGCCGCCGTTGCAAGAGCTGCACCAGCGGATCCTCGCGGCCGATCAGGCGTTGACGCCCGCCGAGACCACGCTCCCGGTCCCGCGCCAGCTGCCCGCCGCGCCGTCCCAGTTCACCGGGCGGGCGCGGGAGCTGCGGCTGCTGGACGACGGGACCGCGCCGATCACGGTGATCGGCGGCACCGGCGGCATGGGCAAGACCTGGCTGGCGCTGCACTGGGCGCACCGCAACCTCGACCGCTTCCCCGACGGCCAGCTGTACGTGAACCTCAGCGGGTTCGCGCCGTCCGGCGAACCGCTCGCGCCGGAGACGGCCGTGCGTGGTTTCCTCGACGCGCTGGGCGTGCCGCCCACGTCCGTTCCGGCGGATTCCGCCGCGCAGGCAGGGCTTTACCGCAGTCTGGTCGCCGGGAAACGGATGCTGATCGTCCTCGACAACGCGCGTGACACCGACCAGGTGACCCCGTTGCTGCCGGGCACCAGCGACTGCACGGTGCTGGTCACCAGCCGCCGCCAGCTCGGCGGACTGGTCACCGCGCACGGCGCCAAGCCACTGCCGTTGAAGGTGCTGAGCGAGCCCGAAGCGCGCGAGCTGCTCGAATTACGCTTGCACACCAACGAATCCGCGGCGCTGGCCGAGCTGCTGCGCCAATGCGCCGGACTCCCGCTGGCGCTCGGCATCATCGCCGCCAGGGCCGCCGCCAACCCGGACTTCCCGCTGTCCGCGCTCGCCGAGGAACTTCGCGACGAAACGGCCAAAATGGCCGCTTTCGACGCGGGCGAAGCGACCGTCAACCTGCGCGCGGTGTTCTCGTGGTCCTCCCAGCACCTCGAAGCGCCCGACGCGCGGATGTTCCGGTTGCTCAGCCTGCACCCCGGCCCGGACTTTTCGGCCGCGGCGGCCGCCAGCCTCGCCGGTGTCCGGCTCGACGAGGCGCGGGCGTCACTGGGAACGTTGACCGGAGCGCATTTGCTGACCCAGCCTGCGCCCGGCCGGTTCGCGCTCCACGACCTGTTGCGCGCCTATTCGGCGAGCCTGCCCGACGACGATCGCGACGACGCGGCCCTGCGCCTGCTCGACCACTACCTCCACACCGCGCAGCTCGCCGATCAGCTGCTGTTCCCGCACCGCGACCGGCTCACCCCGCCAACACCCAGCCCCGGCATGACACTCGAGCGTCTCGCCGACGATCACAAGGCCTGGGACTGGTTCCGCGCCGAACGCCCGGCGCTGCTGACGTTGACCGAGCAGGCGGCGAACACCGGCTTCGGCGGCCACGCCTGGCGCATCCACTGGAACCTGGTGACCTTCCTGCAGCGCAGCGGTCTCTGGCACGACCTCGCGGCCAACGCGCGCACCGCGCTCGCGGCGGCCACCCGGACCGGCGACAGTGAAGGCCAGGCCCAGTGCCACATCAGCATCGCCTACAGCAGCGTCCGGCTGACCGAGTTCGACGACGCGCACGCGCATTTGGGCCACGCGCTGGAGTTGCGTGCCGGTGACCGCATCGCGCAGGCCGACATCCACCTGCAGCTCGACTGGGCCTGCGGCCAGCAGGGCCGCAACGAGGAAGCGCTCACGCACGCGCTGGAGGCGCTCAGGCTTTATCAAGCCGAGCAGCACGAATCCGGTCAGGCGCTCGCGCTCAACGACGTCGGCTGGTACCACGCGAACCTCGGCACCTACACCGAGGCGCTGACCTATTGCGACGAGGCGCTGCGGTTACATCGCAAACTCGGCAACCGGGTCGGCGAAGCGGCCACTTCGGACAGTGTCGGCTACGCGCACCATCACCTCGGCCACCACGAACAGGCCGTTTCGGCGTACCTGCACGCCATTTCCCTGTACCACGAACTGGGCGACCGCTACGGCGTCGCGACGGCGCTCACGCACCTCGCCGACACCCACTCGGCCGCGGGCGAGCCCGCGCTCGCCCGCGACTGCGTCTCGGCGGCGCTCGACATCTTCGAGTCGCTCAGGCATCCCCGCGCCGACGAGACCAGAACCAAATTACGAGGGCTCGACGCCGCCGGGTCCGGGCTCGGTACAGCCGACTGA
- a CDS encoding LuxR C-terminal-related transcriptional regulator, protein MLSRSVVVADGSPAVRARLRTLLAAADGLELVGEAATGAEVTREVLRHRPDVLVIDLRLGVFTAPDTATLAFTEFAGDLSIVAAIRSGVRGHLLKSASGEQIVRAIRGVAAGAAVFDTAIADRVLALLTDRESLMAHYLTARQREVFDLLTTGLPDTTIARRLGLSPKTVRNHVSAILVKLDVRDRAEAIRAYA, encoded by the coding sequence GTGCTCAGTCGTTCGGTCGTGGTCGCCGATGGTTCACCCGCCGTGCGAGCCCGCCTGCGGACGCTGCTGGCGGCCGCCGACGGCCTCGAACTCGTCGGCGAGGCGGCGACGGGCGCCGAGGTGACCCGCGAGGTGCTGCGGCACCGCCCCGACGTGCTGGTGATCGACCTCAGGCTGGGTGTCTTCACCGCGCCGGACACGGCGACGCTGGCGTTCACCGAGTTCGCGGGTGATCTGTCCATTGTGGCCGCGATCCGCTCCGGCGTGCGCGGCCATCTGCTCAAGAGCGCGTCGGGGGAGCAGATCGTCCGCGCGATACGCGGGGTGGCGGCGGGCGCGGCCGTGTTCGACACGGCGATCGCCGACCGCGTGCTCGCGCTGCTCACCGACCGCGAAAGCCTGATGGCCCACTACCTCACCGCGCGCCAGCGCGAGGTGTTCGACCTGCTGACCACCGGCCTGCCGGACACCACGATCGCGCGCCGCCTCGGGCTCTCGCCGAAGACCGTCCGCAACCACGTCTCGGCGATACTCGTGAAGCTCGACGTGCGCGACCGCGCGGAGGCGATCCGCGCCTACGCCTGA
- a CDS encoding TauD/TfdA dioxygenase family protein codes for MSVELPARLRSASVPSDGILEGTRVLRRLPDGAEQRPYELFGLRPLGRVIGAEIHGVDLAEPLTPALREELNRALLEWKVLFFRDQDITSAQQRAFAARWGELETNPFIPQGDTEHVTRFARSASMPAFENIWHVDVTFRENPALGSVLRLLEVPPLGGDTLWADMAAAYDNLPDDVRARIDGLTAVHDFIPGFARFSDPDFLARHQEAFPPVEHPVVRVHPETGRRTLFVNQAFTTHIVGLEPGESDRLLRLLFTRAHIPELQVRFTWRPGSVAFWDNRATQHYAVNDYHPHVRVAERVAIAGDRPFGPQA; via the coding sequence ATGTCCGTGGAACTTCCCGCCCGCCTCCGGTCCGCGTCCGTGCCGTCCGACGGCATCCTCGAAGGCACGCGGGTGCTGCGTCGCCTGCCGGACGGCGCCGAGCAGCGGCCGTACGAGCTGTTCGGGCTGCGTCCGCTCGGCCGGGTGATCGGCGCCGAGATCCACGGCGTCGACCTCGCCGAACCGCTCACGCCCGCGCTGCGCGAGGAGCTCAATCGCGCGCTGCTCGAGTGGAAAGTGCTGTTCTTCCGTGACCAGGACATCACTTCCGCGCAGCAACGCGCGTTCGCCGCGCGCTGGGGTGAGCTGGAGACGAACCCGTTCATCCCGCAGGGCGACACCGAGCACGTCACCCGGTTCGCGCGCTCGGCGAGCATGCCCGCGTTCGAGAACATCTGGCACGTCGATGTCACGTTCCGCGAGAACCCCGCGCTCGGCTCGGTACTGCGGCTGCTCGAAGTCCCGCCACTCGGCGGCGACACGCTGTGGGCCGACATGGCCGCCGCCTACGACAACCTGCCCGACGACGTGCGTGCGCGCATCGACGGGCTGACCGCCGTGCACGACTTCATCCCCGGCTTCGCGCGGTTCTCCGACCCGGATTTCCTTGCGCGCCACCAGGAAGCGTTCCCGCCGGTCGAACATCCCGTCGTCCGTGTCCATCCGGAGACGGGCCGGCGCACGCTCTTCGTCAACCAGGCTTTCACGACCCACATCGTCGGCCTCGAACCCGGCGAGAGCGACCGGCTGCTGCGGCTTCTGTTCACCCGCGCGCACATCCCGGAACTCCAGGTGCGCTTCACCTGGCGGCCCGGCTCGGTCGCCTTCTGGGACAACCGGGCCACCCAGCACTACGCCGTCAACGACTACCACCCGCACGTCCGGGTGGCCGAGCGCGTCGCCATCGCGGGTGATCGGCCGTTCGGACCTCAGGCGTAG
- a CDS encoding GNAT family N-acetyltransferase, producing MTNSELLTAADVELMQELAQRITAIRPELVNSDAAYGELAWNWGKGHAAQGASWRKRLWFDGESLVAWGWAQLPRRVTRNDGSVKDVTGAYLAYQVHPDHAELVDEVIDWYETTAGNLERTVLPGVADEFGLERWAARGYETDPDALGDTGSWTQLNERDLVDVEEPVLPGGYHFRTADEAGPAAAVQAHVDAWAPSVYSAESYEGVRRTAAYRGDLHVLVEAPDGTMACSAIMWLDEVNKTAEFEPVGTHPGYRRLGLARAMLLHGMRLARDAGATHMTVACLGAPGHPSARGLYHGVGFRELSRDAPLIKFPSAG from the coding sequence ATGACCAACTCCGAGCTGTTGACCGCCGCCGACGTCGAGCTCATGCAGGAGCTGGCCCAGCGGATCACGGCCATCCGCCCCGAGCTGGTGAACAGCGACGCCGCGTACGGCGAGCTGGCCTGGAATTGGGGCAAAGGCCACGCCGCCCAGGGCGCGAGCTGGCGTAAGCGGCTGTGGTTCGACGGCGAAAGCCTGGTGGCCTGGGGCTGGGCCCAGCTGCCGCGCCGGGTCACCCGTAACGACGGCTCCGTCAAGGACGTCACCGGCGCCTATCTCGCCTACCAGGTCCACCCCGATCACGCCGAGCTGGTCGACGAGGTGATCGACTGGTACGAAACCACGGCCGGGAACCTCGAGCGCACCGTGCTTCCCGGCGTCGCCGACGAGTTCGGGCTCGAGCGGTGGGCCGCGCGCGGTTACGAGACCGACCCGGACGCGCTCGGGGACACCGGGTCGTGGACCCAGCTCAACGAGCGGGATCTGGTCGACGTGGAAGAGCCGGTTCTGCCCGGCGGGTACCACTTCCGCACTGCCGACGAGGCCGGGCCCGCGGCGGCGGTTCAGGCCCATGTGGACGCTTGGGCGCCGTCGGTGTACTCGGCCGAGAGCTACGAGGGGGTCCGGCGGACGGCCGCGTATCGCGGTGACCTGCACGTGCTCGTCGAAGCGCCGGACGGGACCATGGCGTGCTCGGCGATCATGTGGCTCGACGAGGTGAACAAGACCGCCGAGTTCGAGCCGGTCGGGACGCACCCGGGGTACCGGCGGCTGGGGCTGGCGCGGGCGATGCTGCTGCACGGGATGCGGCTGGCGCGTGACGCGGGCGCCACGCACATGACGGTCGCCTGCCTGGGCGCGCCGGGGCATCCGAGCGCGCGCGGGCTGTACCACGGCGTCGGGTTCCGGGAGCTGTCGCGCGACGCTCCGCTCATCAAATTCCCGTCTGCTGGATAG
- a CDS encoding glycosyltransferase: MESTTPLLTVLVWHVHGSWTTSFVQGRHRYLLPVLAGDSHWGRGRGERAWPDSAVDVPVSELANTPVDVVVLQRLEELELAQRWLRRSPGKDVPAVYVEHNAPRGPAATTRHPLAGREDIPVAHVTHFNELMWDNGIAPTVVVPHGLPDPGHQYTGELPSAVTMINEPLRRWRVTGTDLLPAFAEAAPIDVFGTRTETLSDLPGAGGRVRGRGDLKTADLHREAARRRVYLHTARWTSLGFSLLEAMHLGLPIVALGTTESTLAVPPDAGVLSTDVTVLANALRELVHEPDFAALTGKSAREFALRHFGLSRFLDDWDRLLAEVTR, translated from the coding sequence ATGGAGTCGACGACGCCCCTGCTCACCGTGCTGGTCTGGCACGTGCACGGCTCTTGGACGACGTCGTTCGTCCAGGGTCGCCATCGCTACCTCCTGCCGGTGCTCGCCGGTGACAGCCACTGGGGCCGGGGGCGCGGCGAAAGAGCTTGGCCGGATTCCGCGGTCGACGTGCCCGTGTCCGAACTCGCGAACACCCCCGTCGACGTCGTCGTGCTCCAGCGTCTGGAGGAGCTTGAGCTCGCTCAGCGCTGGCTCCGCCGCAGTCCTGGCAAGGATGTGCCCGCCGTGTACGTCGAGCACAACGCCCCGCGCGGACCGGCCGCCACCACCCGGCATCCGCTCGCCGGGCGCGAGGACATCCCGGTCGCGCACGTCACCCACTTCAACGAGCTGATGTGGGACAACGGCATCGCGCCGACCGTGGTCGTCCCGCACGGCCTTCCCGACCCCGGCCACCAGTACACCGGTGAGCTGCCGTCGGCGGTCACGATGATCAACGAGCCGCTGCGGCGCTGGCGGGTCACCGGCACCGATCTGCTGCCCGCGTTCGCCGAGGCGGCGCCCATCGACGTGTTCGGCACGCGGACCGAAACGCTCTCCGACCTGCCGGGCGCCGGCGGCCGGGTGCGCGGGCGCGGCGATCTCAAGACAGCGGATCTGCACCGGGAAGCGGCCCGGCGGCGCGTCTACCTGCACACCGCGCGCTGGACTTCGCTCGGGTTTTCCTTGCTGGAAGCCATGCATCTGGGCTTGCCGATCGTCGCACTGGGCACCACTGAGTCGACGCTGGCTGTCCCACCGGACGCCGGGGTGCTCTCCACGGACGTCACCGTGCTCGCGAACGCGCTGCGGGAGCTGGTGCACGAACCGGATTTCGCCGCGCTGACCGGGAAATCGGCGCGGGAGTTCGCACTGCGCCACTTCGGCCTGTCGCGCTTCCTCGACGACTGGGACCGCCTGCTCGCCGAGGTCACCCGATGA
- a CDS encoding SRPBCC family protein produces the protein MENLTETLTIAATPEQVFAVLADPATHPAIDGTGWVREAVDRAPLTEVGQLFRMDMYHGRHPDSDYQVINKVELIDEPHRIGWQVGTRKADGELEFGGWLWRYDLTAVDAGTEVLLTYDWSGVPRFIRDRGIQFPPFPPEHLTNSLRHLAELTTRAPSARTAASA, from the coding sequence GTGGAGAATCTGACCGAGACCCTGACCATCGCGGCCACACCGGAGCAGGTGTTCGCCGTGCTGGCCGATCCGGCCACCCATCCCGCGATCGACGGCACCGGCTGGGTGCGCGAGGCCGTCGACCGGGCGCCGCTGACCGAGGTGGGCCAGCTGTTCCGCATGGACATGTACCACGGCCGCCACCCCGACAGCGACTATCAGGTCATCAACAAGGTCGAGCTGATCGACGAGCCGCACCGCATCGGCTGGCAGGTCGGCACCCGTAAAGCCGACGGTGAGCTGGAGTTCGGCGGCTGGCTCTGGCGGTACGACCTGACCGCGGTGGACGCCGGGACCGAAGTCCTGCTCACCTACGACTGGTCCGGCGTGCCGCGGTTCATCCGCGATCGCGGCATCCAGTTCCCGCCGTTCCCGCCGGAGCACCTGACCAATTCGCTGCGCCACCTGGCGGAACTCACGACGCGAGCTCCCAGCGCACGTACCGCTGCTTCGGCGTGA
- a CDS encoding GNAT family N-acetyltransferase, which translates to MDNFTWRPLTVGDAQAAMLLEAGIAAAKVVHALHHPERELVIDVHKAEHIAGVPELVRAQGFAPARYFQRMEHPLGDAPGPVPDRLEPWSPDNDEDFRLVRNEAYQDCWGAVPMPTDHWRNKITNQTFQPDVSFLARDTDGTAIGVLVTMSWEADTAATGIRDAHFTVIGTRREHRNRGVASTLIGHALATAAARGYDRASLNADSASASGGFRLFEKAGFTPKQRYVRWELAS; encoded by the coding sequence ATGGACAACTTCACCTGGCGCCCGCTGACCGTCGGGGACGCTCAGGCCGCCATGTTGCTCGAAGCCGGGATCGCCGCGGCGAAAGTGGTCCACGCGCTGCACCACCCGGAGCGCGAACTCGTGATCGACGTCCACAAGGCCGAGCACATCGCGGGTGTGCCGGAACTCGTCCGCGCCCAAGGCTTCGCGCCGGCGCGGTACTTCCAGCGCATGGAACATCCGCTCGGTGACGCGCCCGGTCCTGTGCCGGACCGGCTCGAACCATGGTCGCCGGACAACGACGAGGACTTCCGCCTGGTGCGGAACGAGGCGTATCAGGACTGCTGGGGCGCGGTGCCGATGCCCACCGACCACTGGCGCAACAAGATCACCAACCAGACGTTCCAGCCGGACGTCAGCTTCCTCGCGCGTGACACCGACGGCACCGCGATCGGCGTGCTCGTGACCATGTCATGGGAGGCCGACACGGCCGCCACCGGTATCCGCGACGCGCACTTCACGGTCATCGGCACGCGCCGCGAACACCGGAACCGCGGCGTCGCAAGCACGCTCATCGGCCACGCGCTGGCGACGGCCGCCGCGCGGGGCTACGACCGCGCCAGCCTGAACGCGGACTCGGCCAGCGCCTCCGGCGGCTTCCGGCTCTTCGAGAAGGCGGGCTTCACGCCGAAGCAGCGGTACGTGCGCTGGGAGCTCGCGTCGTGA